In the Kitasatospora terrestris genome, one interval contains:
- the dapF gene encoding diaminopimelate epimerase: MSELSGLPFLKGHGTENDFVILPDPDGRLELGAAQVAALCDRRAGIGGDGVLRVVRAAADPTAVAMAEAAEWFMDYRNSDGSIAEMCGNGVRVFARYLVHAGLAKPGAFAVATRAGVRKVRIAEDAADGTPGEVTVDMGVAKLPGPDGIEVAVGGRRWPATNVNMGNPHAVAFVADLAHAGDLFDAPAVSPAGAYPEGVNVEFVVDRGPRHVAMRVHERGSGETRSCGTGTCAVAVATARRDGIDPAVTGEAVSYTVDVPGGRIVLEEFPDGRVEMTGPAVIVAEGTIV, encoded by the coding sequence GTGAGCGAGCTGAGCGGACTGCCCTTCCTCAAGGGCCACGGCACCGAGAACGACTTCGTCATCCTGCCCGACCCCGACGGGCGGCTGGAGCTGGGCGCCGCGCAGGTCGCCGCGCTGTGCGACCGGCGGGCCGGGATCGGCGGCGACGGGGTGCTGCGGGTGGTGCGCGCGGCGGCGGACCCCACGGCCGTCGCGATGGCCGAGGCGGCCGAGTGGTTCATGGACTACCGCAACTCCGACGGCTCGATCGCCGAGATGTGCGGCAACGGCGTGCGGGTGTTCGCCCGGTACCTGGTGCACGCGGGCCTGGCGAAGCCGGGCGCGTTCGCGGTGGCCACCCGGGCCGGGGTCCGGAAGGTGCGGATCGCCGAGGACGCGGCGGACGGCACGCCGGGCGAGGTCACCGTGGACATGGGCGTGGCGAAGCTGCCGGGCCCGGACGGGATCGAGGTCGCGGTCGGCGGGCGCCGCTGGCCGGCCACCAACGTGAACATGGGCAACCCGCACGCGGTCGCGTTCGTCGCCGACCTCGCGCACGCGGGCGACCTCTTCGACGCGCCCGCGGTCAGCCCGGCCGGGGCGTACCCCGAGGGCGTCAACGTGGAGTTCGTGGTGGACCGCGGGCCGCGGCACGTCGCGATGCGGGTGCACGAGCGCGGCTCGGGCGAGACCCGCTCGTGCGGCACCGGCACCTGCGCGGTCGCGGTCGCGACGGCCCGCCGGGACGGGATCGACCCAGCGGTGACGGGCGAGGCGGTGTCGTACACGGTCGACGTGCCGGGCGGCCGGATCGTGCTGGAGGAGTTCCCGGACGGCCGGGTGGAGATGACCGGACCTGCGGTGATCGTCGCCGAGGGCACCATCGTCTGA
- a CDS encoding RelA/SpoT family protein, with translation MTVRPELSVGLSSRPQVGRFSRAALGRAGRAALLATGRAPVPDAIEPIVQAHRQHHPQADLALLSRAYRLAQESHRGQMRKSGEPFITHPLAVTMILAQLGADSTTLVASLLHDTVEDTDVTLAQVAEDFGPEVAYLVDGVTKLEKVDFGAAAEPETFRKMLVATGDDVRVMVIKLADRLHNMRTIRHMKPASQVRIAKVTRDVLIPLAERLGIQVVKAELEDIVFATLHPEEYARTGAVAAAHEAAPDELLRPFAVELGRQLAEAGVAAEVTVRPRHRVSLHRVLLKRAAALREDGTAQGLLPADFGRLLVVVEENADCYAVLGELHTCWTPLPGEFKDFVAAPKFNLYQSLHTAVALPGGEVVEVLVRTRRMHRVAETGVVALGDPHQHAAAPEADPEDRTDPARPGWLSRFLEWQQETPDPDAFWSALTADLSDDREITAVTEDGGTLQLPAGASCVDAAYLLGEETGHRCIGARVNGRLVALSTSLKDGDMLAVLTESTGEPTGPAPEWLEYARTPGARLAIERWLAAHPAGAPAVATGPSGGQPAPAAPPPAGRGTLPVEVVGRPGAAVRLARCCTPVPPDAVTGFAIRGGAVAVHRSDCAAGREMLAAGRGPVEVAWIPGAGPAEGFRATLVAEALNRPRLLADLTAAISGEGVSIFSAEVEPPRQLRVRHSYTVELPAAEALPAVMRAVLRVSGVYDVYRPGEQPPGDTATNGDDASTEGVGPSWGIHGRSAAFSESSSRSI, from the coding sequence ATGACCGTTCGCCCCGAGTTGAGCGTGGGTCTGTCGTCGAGGCCGCAGGTCGGCCGGTTCAGCCGGGCGGCGTTGGGCCGGGCGGGCCGGGCGGCGCTGCTGGCCACCGGCCGGGCGCCGGTGCCGGACGCGATCGAGCCGATCGTGCAGGCGCACCGGCAGCACCATCCCCAGGCCGACCTCGCGCTGCTCAGCCGCGCCTACCGGCTGGCCCAGGAGAGCCACCGCGGGCAGATGCGCAAGAGCGGCGAGCCGTTCATCACCCACCCGCTCGCGGTGACGATGATCCTCGCGCAGCTGGGCGCCGACTCCACCACCCTGGTCGCCTCGCTCCTCCACGACACCGTGGAGGACACCGACGTGACGCTCGCTCAGGTCGCCGAGGACTTCGGCCCCGAGGTGGCGTACCTGGTCGACGGCGTGACCAAGCTGGAGAAGGTGGACTTCGGCGCGGCGGCGGAGCCGGAGACCTTCCGCAAGATGCTGGTGGCCACCGGCGACGACGTCCGGGTCATGGTGATCAAGCTGGCGGACCGGCTGCACAACATGCGGACGATCCGTCACATGAAGCCCGCCAGCCAGGTCCGGATCGCCAAGGTCACCCGGGACGTGCTGATCCCGCTGGCGGAGCGCCTGGGCATCCAGGTGGTGAAGGCGGAGCTGGAGGACATCGTCTTCGCCACCCTGCACCCCGAGGAGTACGCCCGCACCGGCGCGGTCGCCGCCGCGCACGAGGCGGCGCCGGACGAGCTGCTGCGCCCGTTCGCCGTCGAGCTGGGGCGGCAGCTGGCCGAGGCGGGCGTGGCGGCGGAGGTGACCGTGCGGCCGCGGCACCGCGTGTCGCTGCACCGGGTGCTGCTGAAGCGCGCGGCGGCGCTCCGCGAGGACGGGACGGCGCAGGGCCTGCTGCCGGCGGACTTCGGCCGGCTGCTGGTGGTGGTGGAGGAGAACGCGGACTGCTACGCGGTCCTCGGCGAGCTGCACACCTGCTGGACGCCGCTGCCGGGGGAGTTCAAGGACTTCGTGGCGGCGCCCAAGTTCAACCTGTACCAGTCACTGCACACGGCGGTCGCGCTGCCCGGCGGCGAGGTGGTGGAGGTGCTGGTGCGCACCCGGCGGATGCACCGGGTGGCGGAGACCGGGGTGGTCGCGCTGGGCGACCCGCACCAGCACGCGGCCGCGCCCGAGGCCGATCCCGAGGACCGCACCGACCCGGCCCGGCCCGGTTGGCTGAGCCGCTTCCTGGAGTGGCAGCAGGAGACCCCGGACCCGGACGCGTTCTGGTCGGCGCTGACCGCCGACCTCTCGGACGACCGCGAGATCACCGCGGTGACCGAGGACGGCGGGACGCTGCAGCTGCCCGCCGGGGCGAGCTGCGTGGACGCCGCGTACCTGCTCGGCGAGGAGACCGGCCACCGCTGCATCGGGGCCCGGGTGAACGGCCGGCTGGTCGCGCTGTCCACCTCGCTCAAGGACGGCGACATGCTGGCGGTGCTCACCGAGTCGACCGGCGAGCCGACCGGTCCGGCCCCGGAGTGGCTGGAGTACGCGCGCACGCCCGGTGCCCGGCTGGCGATCGAGCGGTGGCTGGCCGCGCACCCGGCGGGTGCCCCGGCGGTGGCCACCGGGCCGTCCGGCGGGCAGCCGGCTCCGGCCGCCCCGCCGCCGGCCGGGCGCGGCACGCTGCCGGTGGAGGTGGTCGGCCGGCCGGGCGCGGCGGTGCGGCTCGCCCGCTGCTGCACCCCGGTGCCGCCGGACGCGGTGACCGGCTTCGCGATCCGCGGCGGCGCGGTGGCGGTGCACCGCAGCGACTGCGCGGCCGGCCGGGAGATGCTGGCGGCCGGCCGGGGCCCGGTGGAGGTGGCGTGGATCCCCGGCGCGGGCCCGGCCGAGGGCTTCCGGGCGACCCTGGTCGCGGAGGCGCTGAACCGGCCCCGGCTGCTGGCCGACCTGACCGCGGCGATCTCCGGCGAGGGCGTGTCGATCTTCTCGGCGGAGGTGGAGCCGCCCCGCCAGCTGCGGGTGCGCCACTCGTACACCGTGGAGCTGCCCGCCGCCGAGGCGCTGCCCGCGGTGATGCGGGCGGTACTGCGGGTGTCCGGGGTGTACGACGTGTACCGGCCGGGGGAGCAGCCGCCCGGGGACACCGCGACAAATGGGGATGACGCGTCCACGGAGGGCGTGGGACCATCGTGGGGAATTCACGGGCGTTCCGCCGCGTTTTCGGAGAGCAGTAGCCGATCAATCTAA
- the hflX gene encoding GTPase HflX — protein sequence MTSTFDSRTQPSESARRLADLKAEALMDEDLAAIDEDLDQNYDGEQYDRSERAALRRVVGLSTELQDVTEVEYRQLRLERVVLVGVWTDGTLEEAENSMAELAALAETAGSEVLDGVIQRRDKPDAATYIGSGKAKELRDIVASTGADTVVCDGELTPGQLIQLEDVVKVKVVDRTALILDIFAQHAKSREGKAQVSLAQMQYMLPRLRGWGQSLSRQMGGGGSGSSGGGMATRGPGETKIETDRRRIREKMAKLRKEIAEMKKGRDTKRQERKRHQVPSVAIAGYTNAGKSSLLNRLTGAGVLVENALFATLDPTVRRAQTPSGRVYTLADTVGFVRHLPHHLVEAFRSTMEEVADADLILHVVDGSHPEPETQLAAVREVIVSVEAQNVPEIVVINKADAADPHVLQRLLRREPHAIVVSARSGTGIDELLKLIDDELPRPAIELHVLVPYTRGDLVNRVHKEGELLSTEHTAEGTLLHAKVAAELAAELERYTVVATG from the coding sequence ATGACCTCCACGTTCGACAGCCGCACCCAGCCGAGCGAGTCCGCGCGCCGACTCGCCGACCTCAAGGCGGAAGCCCTGATGGACGAGGACCTCGCGGCGATCGACGAGGACCTCGACCAGAACTACGACGGCGAGCAGTACGACCGGTCCGAGCGTGCGGCCCTGCGCCGCGTCGTCGGCCTCTCCACCGAGCTCCAGGACGTCACCGAGGTCGAGTACCGCCAGCTCCGTCTGGAGCGCGTGGTGCTCGTCGGCGTGTGGACCGACGGGACGCTCGAGGAGGCCGAGAACTCCATGGCGGAGCTGGCCGCACTCGCCGAGACCGCGGGTTCCGAGGTGCTGGACGGTGTGATCCAGCGCCGCGACAAGCCCGACGCCGCGACCTACATCGGGTCCGGCAAGGCCAAGGAGCTGCGCGACATCGTGGCCTCCACCGGCGCCGACACCGTCGTCTGCGACGGTGAGCTCACCCCCGGCCAGCTGATCCAGCTGGAGGACGTCGTCAAGGTCAAGGTCGTCGACCGGACGGCCCTGATCCTGGACATCTTCGCCCAGCACGCCAAGTCCCGGGAGGGCAAGGCGCAGGTCTCGCTCGCGCAGATGCAGTACATGCTGCCGCGCCTGCGAGGCTGGGGTCAGTCGCTGTCCCGGCAGATGGGTGGTGGTGGCTCCGGCTCGTCCGGCGGCGGCATGGCCACCCGTGGCCCCGGTGAGACCAAGATCGAGACCGACCGTCGTCGGATCCGCGAGAAGATGGCGAAGCTCCGCAAGGAGATCGCCGAGATGAAGAAGGGCCGCGACACCAAGCGCCAGGAGCGCAAGCGCCACCAGGTGCCGTCCGTGGCCATCGCCGGGTACACCAACGCCGGCAAGTCCTCCCTGCTCAACCGGCTCACCGGCGCCGGCGTCCTGGTGGAGAACGCCCTGTTCGCCACCCTGGACCCGACGGTCCGGCGGGCCCAGACCCCCAGCGGCCGGGTCTACACCCTGGCCGACACGGTCGGGTTCGTCCGGCACCTGCCGCACCACCTGGTCGAGGCGTTCCGCTCGACCATGGAGGAGGTCGCCGACGCCGACCTGATCCTGCACGTGGTGGACGGCTCGCACCCCGAGCCGGAGACCCAGCTCGCCGCGGTCCGCGAGGTGATCGTCTCGGTCGAGGCACAGAACGTGCCCGAGATCGTGGTGATCAACAAGGCGGACGCCGCGGACCCGCACGTGCTGCAGCGCCTGCTGCGCCGCGAGCCGCACGCCATCGTGGTGTCGGCCCGCAGCGGCACGGGCATCGACGAGCTGCTGAAGCTCATCGACGACGAGCTGCCGCGCCCCGCGATCGAGCTGCACGTCCTGGTGCCGTACACCCGCGGCGACCTGGTCAACCGGGTGCACAAGGAGGGCGAGCTGCTCTCCACCGAGCACACCGCCGAGGGCACCCTGCTGCACGCCAAGGTGGCCGCGGAACTGGCCGCCGAGCTGGAGCGCTACACGGTGGTCGCGACCGGCTGA